From Candoia aspera isolate rCanAsp1 chromosome 4, rCanAsp1.hap2, whole genome shotgun sequence, a single genomic window includes:
- the LOC134496378 gene encoding olfactory receptor 11A1-like — protein sequence MEKIQKQEWKNETIITEFVLLGFGDLKEFQSLLFVVFLIIYIMTMTGNLLIILLVVTDQNLHTPMYFFLGNLSFLEICYSSTIIPQMLSIFLMEKQHVSVHGCILQLGTFGLFITTECCLLAVMSYDRYLAICRPLHYSVIMNLRVCLQLVFGSFFSSLVIDVTLICFILQLTFCGHNIIEHFYCEFTSVVELACNNGAQVILLAVGLTSVCTLPPLLSIIASYSYIIRSVLRIPTRSGRKKTFATCSSHLIVVAIFYGTLTIVYILPDTNELREIDKVFSIFYTILTPLVNPLIYSLRNKEVKEALRRTIYKCADFIKVL from the coding sequence ATGGAAAAGATACAGAAacaagaatggaaaaatgaaactaTCATCACAGAATTTGTTCTTCTTGGCTTTGGAGACCTCAAGGAGTTTCAGAGTCTTCTCTTTGTGgtttttctgattatttatatCATGACTATGACTGGGAACCTCCTAATTATTTTGTTAGTTGTAACTGATCAGAATTTGCACACCCCAATGTATTTCTTCCTAGGCAATCTGTCATTCCTGGAAATCTGCTACAGCTCTACAATCATCCCCCAGATGCTCTCCATTTTCTTAATGGAGAAGCAACATGTTTCTGttcatggctgcattttgcagtTAGGTACTTTTGGATTATTTATAACAACAGAATGCTGTCTCCTGGCAGTAATGTCTTATGATCGCTATTTGGCAATTTGTAGACCTCTACATTATTCAGTTATTATGAATTTGAGAGTTTGCCTTCAGCTAGTATTTGGATCTTTCTTTAGTAGTTTAGTGATAGATGTAACTTTgatatgttttattttgcagttAACATTTTGTGGCCATAACATTATTGAACATTTCTATTGTGAATTCACTTCAGTAGTAGAATTAGCTTGTAATAATGGTGCTCAGGTAATACTTTTAGCAGTTGGGTTGACCTCTGTCTGTACATTGCCACCATTGCTTTCAATAATAGCATCTTATAGCTACATTATTAGAAGTGTTCTCAGAATCCCAACAAGAAGTGGGAGAAAAAAGACCTTTGCTACCTGTTCTTCTCATCTCATTGTGGTGGCCATCTTCTATGGGACTCTCACCATTGTGTACATTTTGCCAGATACTAATGAACTGCGAGAAATTGACAAAGTTTTCTCCATCTTTTATACTATCCTTACACCCTTGGTGAATCCTCTTATATATAGTTTGAGGAACAAAGAAGTGAAGGAAGCTCTGAGGAGAACAATTTACAAATGTGCAGACTTCATAAAAGTGCTTTGA